The Alicyclobacillus sp. SO9 genome includes a region encoding these proteins:
- a CDS encoding arsenate reductase ArsC, giving the protein MGEPVKIYFICIFNRARSQMAEAFAKKYGGDRVAVSSAGVDGAKEIHPMTVEVMKEVGIDISQNKSKTLNMKTFVDSNLIVKLCEEAHERCPIVPFGIQNEQWDIVDPVPKVGSEPDMESFRKVRDEIERHVKGLLHRLGIHETV; this is encoded by the coding sequence GTCAAAATCTACTTTATCTGCATTTTCAATCGTGCTCGGAGTCAAATGGCAGAAGCTTTCGCGAAGAAATACGGCGGGGACCGTGTCGCCGTATCGAGCGCGGGTGTGGACGGAGCAAAGGAAATTCACCCGATGACGGTCGAGGTCATGAAAGAAGTTGGAATCGATATCTCGCAAAACAAGTCGAAGACGCTCAACATGAAAACCTTCGTCGATTCCAATCTCATTGTGAAACTATGTGAAGAAGCCCATGAACGGTGTCCCATTGTCCCATTTGGAATTCAAAATGAGCAATGGGATATTGTGGACCCCGTTCCAAAGGTAGGTTCAGAACCAGACATGGAATCTTTCCGTAAGGTAAGGGATGAGATTGAAAGGCACGTAAAAGGGCTCTTGCACCGATTGGGAATTCACGAAACGGTTTGA
- the arsC gene encoding arsenate reductase (thioredoxin): MKKPIVYFICTGNSCRSQMAEGWARHFAGDKVTVLSGGIEAHGLNPRAIQVMQEAGIDMSNHTSNLIDNDVLNQSDYAITLCGDAYDKCPVTPPHVKRLHWGYEDPARATGTEEEIMDKFREVRDAIRDRVREFMIELTKTPQS; the protein is encoded by the coding sequence ATGAAAAAACCGATTGTTTACTTTATTTGCACGGGAAACTCGTGCCGTTCACAAATGGCCGAGGGCTGGGCACGTCATTTTGCTGGGGATAAGGTAACCGTACTGAGTGGCGGAATCGAAGCACATGGTCTGAATCCAAGAGCCATACAAGTGATGCAAGAAGCTGGGATAGATATGTCTAATCATACGTCGAACTTAATCGATAACGACGTATTGAACCAGTCTGACTATGCCATTACCTTATGTGGTGATGCGTATGACAAGTGTCCGGTGACACCGCCCCACGTGAAACGCCTGCACTGGGGGTATGAAGACCCCGCGCGGGCCACGGGTACGGAGGAAGAAATCATGGACAAGTTTCGGGAGGTCCGAGATGCCATACGGGACCGCGTTCGTGAGTTTATGATTGAACTCACCAAGACACCGCAGTCTTAA
- the trxB gene encoding thioredoxin-disulfide reductase: protein MTTVGENGALHNKEQGVESILFGVSTVKQTIETYDLVIIGGGPAGLSAGVYAARANLRTLILEKGLPGGQMQNTLEVENYTGMQMILGPELSESMLAHADHLGVEFKMADVQRIDMHGNPKTLFTSEGEFKAKAVLIATGATPKKLGIPGEDRLSGRGVSWCAVCDGAFFKNKKIAVVGGGDSAIEEGTFLTKFGESVSVIHRRDKLRAQPILQERAFSSEKMDFIWNHKVVEILGENRVSGIRIQHVETGEEQEIEMHGVFIYVGFTPMTSFISHQEILDQDGYIITDEDMQTSIPGIFAAGDVRPKGLRQIITAASDGAIAAMTAYHYIESLADAEPANVTQSQA, encoded by the coding sequence ATGACCACAGTAGGAGAAAACGGTGCACTTCATAACAAAGAACAGGGAGTGGAATCCATACTCTTTGGGGTTTCAACCGTGAAGCAGACTATAGAGACGTATGATTTAGTGATCATTGGTGGGGGTCCCGCAGGCTTGTCGGCTGGGGTTTATGCAGCACGGGCAAACTTAAGGACGCTGATTCTTGAAAAGGGATTACCGGGCGGACAAATGCAAAACACCTTGGAAGTCGAGAACTATACAGGCATGCAAATGATTTTGGGACCAGAATTATCCGAGTCGATGCTCGCGCATGCGGATCATCTGGGCGTGGAATTTAAGATGGCCGATGTCCAGAGGATAGATATGCACGGAAATCCCAAGACCCTGTTTACCTCAGAAGGCGAATTCAAAGCGAAAGCAGTGCTGATCGCGACGGGGGCAACGCCGAAGAAACTGGGTATTCCTGGTGAAGATCGTTTGAGCGGACGCGGAGTTAGTTGGTGTGCTGTATGTGACGGTGCGTTCTTCAAGAACAAGAAAATTGCCGTTGTAGGTGGAGGAGATAGCGCCATTGAGGAAGGCACATTCTTAACCAAATTCGGTGAATCTGTCTCGGTGATTCATCGCCGTGACAAACTACGGGCGCAGCCAATATTACAAGAACGGGCTTTTTCTTCGGAAAAAATGGACTTCATCTGGAACCACAAGGTTGTGGAGATCTTGGGCGAAAATCGAGTCAGTGGAATCCGGATTCAGCATGTTGAGACTGGAGAGGAACAAGAAATTGAAATGCATGGGGTGTTCATTTACGTCGGCTTTACACCCATGACGTCATTCATCTCACATCAGGAAATTCTTGACCAAGACGGCTATATCATCACGGATGAAGATATGCAGACGTCGATTCCGGGCATTTTCGCCGCTGGGGATGTGCGCCCGAAGGGACTGCGCCAAATCATCACCGCCGCTTCCGATGGCGCGATAGCAGCCATGACCGCATATCACTACATCGAATCCCTGGCTGACGCAGAACCCGCTAACGTGACGCAGAGTCAAGCCTAA
- a CDS encoding phage baseplate protein, which yields MSQSPILDLTQEPIRSYVYAKTNIGGWFFDAVLHTNHSSTLTITSHPVQLGSTLSDNAYLQPRRLSLSIGMTDVAQSFIPGQFDNGSSRSVQAYEVLKQLQELRIPVQVYTRLGLYKNMLVETLTAQEDHTTVHSLKATVDLKEVLVATVTVVKISANPAVTNSSNKGTRQPQQVPDSILKQAGNLLNGIGL from the coding sequence ATGAGTCAGTCGCCAATTTTGGACTTAACACAGGAACCCATCAGGAGTTATGTGTATGCCAAGACGAATATAGGCGGATGGTTTTTCGATGCGGTTCTGCATACAAATCACAGCAGTACATTGACCATCACAAGCCATCCGGTCCAACTTGGATCGACGCTGTCTGACAACGCCTACTTGCAGCCGAGGAGATTGAGTCTCAGCATCGGCATGACAGATGTAGCGCAGAGTTTTATACCGGGTCAGTTTGACAACGGATCATCTCGCTCTGTGCAGGCTTATGAAGTGCTCAAACAATTGCAGGAGTTGCGGATACCGGTCCAGGTGTACACGCGCTTGGGACTATACAAAAACATGCTTGTGGAGACACTGACAGCGCAAGAAGACCACACAACAGTGCATAGCCTGAAGGCCACAGTGGACCTGAAAGAGGTACTTGTGGCTACTGTCACGGTTGTGAAAATAAGTGCCAATCCAGCGGTGACAAACTCTTCAAACAAAGGTACACGGCAGCCTCAACAAGTACCCGACTCAATTTTAAAGCAAGCTGGTAATTTATTAAACGGAATCGGCTTGTAG
- a CDS encoding helix-turn-helix domain-containing protein: MSVEKFLTELTQLTELLEKVTDKLERIASTHSEDHEFPAVLRIQDAMKILGVGRNTMYKLVKQPGFPARQFDKVILIPRDRLFEWLDETGRGPSN; encoded by the coding sequence ATGAGCGTCGAAAAATTTCTTACCGAACTAACGCAGTTGACTGAACTCCTAGAGAAGGTTACAGACAAGTTGGAACGCATAGCTTCGACCCACTCCGAAGACCACGAGTTTCCTGCTGTTTTAAGAATTCAAGATGCTATGAAGATTCTCGGCGTAGGTCGCAATACGATGTACAAGTTAGTCAAACAGCCTGGATTTCCAGCTAGACAGTTTGATAAGGTCATTCTGATTCCACGAGACAGATTATTTGAATGGTTAGATGAAACAGGAAGAGGTCCAAGTAACTGA
- a CDS encoding NYN domain-containing protein, which produces MDDKALPFNSEPEMSSFFENFFGTAKKSFEDQKRDNVAIYVDYDNVYWTLMNSYGHDPDDSELTKNLFAQLWEFYGQDHIRTFRSYADYEKVKTSLTSLQRKRVQIRHVYSNDKSGDYRKNASDIEMSIDVIESTYKDSNISCYVIVTADSDMIPVLSRLMYKGKRVELFYLSSAAPKHIDMTRFAHHSVDLLEFLNVEIQQYDVEKYAFDSLMFIEEWHQQFGHKTDRWLGTSWLKVRFQEKFSIPSDVASEVIEYLQSTGSISTENRPTDKGSKPSISITENGRKIITELREVAPTDLT; this is translated from the coding sequence ATGGATGATAAAGCATTACCATTTAATTCAGAACCTGAGATGTCGTCTTTCTTTGAAAATTTTTTTGGTACAGCAAAGAAAAGTTTTGAAGACCAAAAAAGGGATAACGTCGCAATATATGTCGATTATGACAACGTATATTGGACCCTTATGAATTCATATGGTCATGACCCCGATGATTCAGAACTCACCAAGAATTTGTTTGCTCAACTCTGGGAATTTTATGGACAAGACCATATTCGAACGTTCCGATCCTATGCCGATTATGAAAAAGTCAAGACGAGCCTCACCAGTTTACAGAGAAAGAGAGTTCAAATTCGTCACGTGTACTCAAATGACAAATCTGGTGACTATCGAAAAAACGCTTCCGATATTGAAATGAGCATCGATGTCATTGAAAGTACATATAAGGATTCAAATATATCCTGTTATGTAATTGTTACTGCCGACAGCGATATGATACCTGTGCTAAGTCGTTTGATGTATAAAGGAAAGAGAGTTGAACTCTTTTATCTATCGAGTGCTGCACCTAAACATATTGACATGACCAGGTTTGCTCATCACAGCGTTGATTTATTAGAGTTCTTGAATGTAGAGATTCAACAATACGATGTTGAAAAATATGCGTTCGATTCATTAATGTTTATTGAAGAATGGCATCAGCAATTTGGACACAAAACAGATCGTTGGCTAGGAACATCGTGGTTGAAAGTACGGTTTCAAGAAAAGTTTTCTATTCCATCAGATGTTGCCAGTGAAGTAATTGAATACTTACAGTCTACAGGAAGTATATCTACTGAAAATAGACCTACAGATAAGGGATCCAAGCCAAGTATTTCAATTACTGAAAATGGGAGAAAGATCATTACAGAACTCAGAGAAGTAGCTCCAACAGATTTGACTTAG
- a CDS encoding DUF2180 family protein: MKCSKHNDTDAVSQCIDCGRGLCTGCTNKFSIPICDQCELSRIQADRKTFVRNIVIMIVLFVVGLLAGQGFFERILEGYFFAGIPWGWNILTRITPRMFLFMSWMGWIFYFAIKLFLAMIIGMFVTPYQIYRVISGLKQAKKMSDYTEGTLV; the protein is encoded by the coding sequence TTGAAATGTTCAAAGCATAATGATACAGACGCTGTTTCTCAATGTATTGATTGCGGGAGGGGTCTATGTACGGGATGCACTAATAAATTTAGTATTCCAATTTGTGACCAATGCGAATTATCTCGAATTCAAGCGGATAGAAAGACGTTTGTTAGAAACATCGTTATCATGATTGTTCTCTTTGTAGTTGGCCTTTTGGCAGGACAAGGATTTTTTGAACGCATACTTGAAGGATATTTCTTTGCAGGAATCCCCTGGGGTTGGAATATTCTCACTAGAATTACCCCTAGAATGTTTCTGTTTATGTCTTGGATGGGATGGATATTTTATTTTGCAATAAAACTCTTCTTGGCAATGATAATAGGAATGTTTGTTACACCTTACCAAATATATAGAGTTATAAGTGGTTTAAAGCAGGCAAAAAAGATGAGTGATTATACAGAGGGTACTTTAGTTTAA
- a CDS encoding helix-turn-helix domain-containing protein, whose translation MSEQPLTEVSEQAALEHVLRHHAGADGWITLSRKEGDVYKQYHYRVDDIAGVLADWLGVDAFFSQNTFYRPSRKIEYIRELRALYVDVDCYLLNLDPEWVIGSLEANLFQDKVPDPNLIIHSGRGLALVWLLEPVPSQALPLWQAIENYLVRQLSQFGGDAKASDAARILRVAGTVNSKSHEPVLVQYRHDYRYVLRDIEREYLPPLSPAKIRERNKEEARIHQKMYRVYSLHYTRLKDIVKLCELRQWDVEGSREVILFLYRYWSCCFLTDPKEALENTVELNEQFISPLPKPEVVRATKSAEKAWKAKNDVEANLVAKERGYPGAGYNITNAKLIDWLEITDEEQRQLDTIIGRRIKYDRNNERREKGRRAAGKLTREEYIQQAEERRHKALEMRSDGMSIRRIAAQLGCSSSEVHRLVSNNN comes from the coding sequence GTGAGTGAGCAGCCGTTAACGGAGGTCTCGGAACAAGCAGCGTTAGAGCATGTGTTACGACATCATGCCGGCGCTGACGGATGGATTACATTGTCTCGTAAAGAAGGAGATGTGTACAAGCAGTACCATTACAGGGTTGATGATATAGCCGGAGTGCTAGCTGATTGGCTTGGGGTGGACGCGTTCTTCTCGCAGAATACATTCTATCGGCCGTCTCGGAAAATTGAGTACATACGCGAGCTCAGGGCGCTCTACGTGGATGTGGATTGCTATCTGCTTAATCTTGATCCCGAATGGGTTATTGGGTCCCTAGAGGCGAATTTGTTCCAAGACAAAGTACCTGACCCCAATCTCATCATTCACTCCGGCCGCGGACTTGCTTTAGTGTGGCTGCTGGAGCCGGTACCTTCTCAAGCGCTCCCTTTGTGGCAAGCTATAGAGAATTACCTGGTACGGCAGCTCTCTCAGTTCGGTGGAGACGCAAAGGCGTCGGATGCGGCTCGTATCCTAAGAGTGGCCGGTACCGTGAATTCAAAGAGCCACGAACCTGTCTTGGTGCAATACCGGCATGATTACCGATATGTGTTACGGGATATAGAGCGTGAATACTTGCCGCCTTTGTCGCCAGCTAAGATACGCGAGAGAAACAAAGAGGAAGCGCGAATTCACCAAAAGATGTACCGTGTGTATTCGCTGCACTATACACGACTAAAGGACATTGTAAAGCTTTGTGAGCTACGTCAGTGGGATGTAGAAGGCTCACGAGAGGTTATATTGTTCCTGTATCGGTACTGGAGCTGCTGTTTTTTAACAGACCCCAAGGAAGCGCTTGAGAATACAGTGGAGTTGAACGAGCAGTTTATCTCACCGTTGCCCAAGCCGGAAGTAGTCCGGGCCACAAAGAGTGCAGAGAAAGCGTGGAAGGCAAAGAACGACGTTGAAGCAAATCTGGTAGCAAAGGAACGAGGTTATCCAGGGGCTGGGTACAACATTACAAATGCAAAGCTGATCGACTGGTTAGAGATAACTGACGAGGAACAACGACAACTAGATACGATTATCGGACGGCGCATAAAGTATGACAGGAACAACGAGAGACGCGAGAAAGGCCGTAGAGCCGCTGGCAAGCTTACGAGAGAGGAATACATCCAGCAGGCGGAAGAGCGACGTCACAAGGCTCTAGAAATGCGCTCAGACGGAATGAGTATAAGACGTATTGCTGCTCAGTTGGGGTGTTCTTCGTCAGAAGTTCACAGGCTAGTTTCTAACAATAATTAG
- a CDS encoding helix-turn-helix transcriptional regulator, translating into MLGLMLRDPAARLRVLMAERDFTVKELSYSSGVSRATISALRNGHVKRPNRETAELLADALGVRLNSIWPKL; encoded by the coding sequence ATGCTAGGTTTGATGTTGAGGGACCCAGCTGCTCGGCTTCGGGTTCTTATGGCAGAACGGGATTTTACGGTGAAAGAGTTGTCTTATTCGTCCGGTGTATCCCGGGCGACGATATCAGCTTTAAGAAATGGTCATGTTAAGCGTCCGAATCGAGAAACAGCTGAACTGTTAGCAGATGCTTTGGGTGTTCGACTTAACAGTATATGGCCGAAGCTTTAA
- a CDS encoding retropepsin-like aspartic protease produces the protein MEIKLDGGLVLCSLTLQHHGKQQIINNMVLDTGSSETLIYRHAVEDLDIHLEDEDEFVFMRGIGGRETSLRKQVDKVEFIGFTAQGFRVDFTDVDDNYINGLVGLDLLTAGHFIINLDTITLVPAAHT, from the coding sequence GTGGAAATTAAACTGGATGGTGGCCTTGTTCTGTGCTCTCTGACATTGCAACATCATGGAAAGCAGCAGATCATCAACAACATGGTCCTTGATACTGGTTCCTCTGAAACACTGATTTACAGACACGCTGTTGAAGATCTGGACATCCACCTTGAAGACGAAGACGAATTTGTGTTTATGCGCGGAATCGGTGGACGAGAGACGTCCCTCCGTAAGCAGGTCGACAAAGTTGAATTTATCGGATTCACAGCTCAAGGGTTTAGAGTGGACTTTACAGACGTAGACGACAACTACATTAACGGATTAGTCGGACTGGACCTACTCACAGCCGGCCACTTCATAATCAACTTAGATACAATAACTCTTGTACCAGCAGCGCATACTTAA
- a CDS encoding tyrosine-type recombinase/integrase, whose protein sequence is MTHPSNNDGLYKNLLKQVEAVTKHINEGAFQSRARNKTAANVFIQFLAEEFRLQKIANIKPKHIEAWVQHMLDADKATSTIMSHLSGVRHVLDKTPVYKGPFPENSEILALQHIPPRAYTDVERAWADSEYRQMIHLAIVLDEISVARVMQLAHEIGPRIHEALRIDYADAQRSLRTGELKVKGKGGKIRWISIESKPRVMKMLQEAMKDSKPGRRIFTNGKSVEEMIKHIQYFIRKHRGKFELDSRILQKRDGYYLRQMGKKYGYKPHITYHGLRHSFARRTYLELRKQGESHFQACKRVSQLLGHERETITNIYLGELRGGKQQ, encoded by the coding sequence ATGACACATCCTAGTAACAATGACGGGCTTTACAAAAACCTTCTCAAACAAGTTGAGGCAGTCACTAAACACATTAATGAGGGTGCCTTTCAATCTAGAGCCCGAAACAAAACAGCCGCAAATGTCTTTATACAGTTCTTGGCCGAGGAGTTCCGGCTACAGAAAATCGCAAACATTAAACCCAAACACATAGAAGCTTGGGTGCAACACATGCTCGATGCAGACAAGGCAACATCCACAATTATGAGCCACTTGTCCGGCGTCCGGCATGTGTTAGATAAGACCCCTGTATACAAAGGACCATTTCCTGAAAATAGCGAGATCCTCGCACTCCAACACATTCCACCACGCGCATATACAGACGTGGAACGCGCATGGGCAGATAGCGAATACCGACAGATGATCCATTTGGCCATTGTACTAGATGAAATCAGTGTCGCACGTGTCATGCAGCTTGCACACGAAATCGGCCCTCGGATCCATGAAGCTCTACGAATTGACTATGCAGATGCACAACGCTCCCTTAGAACTGGCGAGTTAAAAGTAAAGGGTAAAGGAGGAAAAATTAGATGGATTTCAATTGAATCTAAACCAAGAGTAATGAAAATGCTTCAAGAAGCAATGAAAGACAGTAAGCCTGGTCGAAGGATTTTTACAAATGGAAAATCTGTAGAGGAAATGATAAAACACATTCAATACTTCATTCGCAAACACCGCGGCAAATTTGAACTCGATTCTCGAATCCTTCAAAAACGGGATGGGTACTACTTGCGCCAGATGGGCAAAAAATATGGATATAAGCCTCACATCACGTACCATGGACTGCGGCATAGCTTTGCCAGGCGAACATATTTGGAGCTACGCAAACAGGGGGAATCGCACTTCCAGGCATGCAAACGGGTCTCTCAACTCCTTGGCCACGAGAGAGAAACAATAACCAACATTTATCTAGGCGAACTCAGAGGCGGAAAACAACAGTAA